A part of Methanohalobium evestigatum Z-7303 genomic DNA contains:
- a CDS encoding Hsp20/alpha crystallin family protein, giving the protein MAEDQLIQTPCVYACADEKGDNLNIEIDLPGVKKDNIEFKITEDSFAVRANNTDIKYVGSFAVCCPVMPDKAVAKYSNDKLIVTVPFKELHETPVEVKVQ; this is encoded by the coding sequence ATGGCTGAAGACCAATTAATACAGACACCATGTGTTTATGCATGTGCAGATGAAAAGGGAGATAATTTAAACATCGAAATCGACCTTCCGGGCGTGAAAAAAGATAATATTGAATTCAAAATAACAGAGGATAGTTTTGCCGTCAGAGCAAACAACACCGACATTAAATATGTCGGCAGTTTTGCTGTATGCTGTCCGGTTATGCCTGATAAAGCTGTTGCAAAATATTCCAATGATAAACTCATTGTCACAGTACCGTTTAAAGAATTACATGAAACTCCTGTAGAAGTTAAAGTA
- a CDS encoding metal ABC transporter ATP-binding protein, whose translation MGTYDNAVELSNVWVHYGNIPVLEDINLTIEQPRDLLAIIGPNGGGKTTLLKVILGLIKPSNGKVKLFGESPAKNRKYVGYVPQHSSFDYDFPISVWDVVLMGRMGHTGILKRYSSEDKFKANKALKTVNMEDYANHQIGKLSGGQRQRVFIARALAAEPEVLLLDEPSAGLDTHMQGELYELLSKLKKDMAIIMVTHDLTAVSLHVDKVACLNRKLFYHGSKEISHEDLEAAYHCPVEMIAHGVPHRVLKDH comes from the coding sequence ATGGGAACATATGATAATGCAGTTGAACTCAGCAATGTCTGGGTGCACTATGGTAATATACCTGTGCTTGAAGATATTAACCTGACAATAGAACAACCCAGAGACCTACTGGCTATAATTGGACCAAACGGGGGAGGTAAGACTACTTTATTGAAAGTAATACTTGGGTTGATAAAACCGAGTAATGGAAAGGTGAAACTGTTTGGTGAAAGTCCTGCAAAAAATCGTAAATATGTGGGTTATGTTCCACAACATAGTTCTTTTGATTATGATTTCCCTATAAGTGTATGGGATGTTGTCCTCATGGGTCGCATGGGACATACAGGCATTTTGAAACGTTATAGCAGTGAGGACAAGTTCAAGGCTAATAAAGCATTGAAAACTGTAAATATGGAGGATTATGCCAACCATCAGATAGGTAAACTATCAGGTGGTCAGAGACAGCGAGTATTTATAGCAAGGGCACTGGCAGCGGAACCAGAAGTATTGCTGCTTGATGAACCAAGTGCAGGACTTGATACACATATGCAGGGAGAGTTATATGAATTACTATCAAAACTGAAAAAAGATATGGCGATAATCATGGTGACTCATGATTTAACTGCTGTATCATTACATGTAGATAAGGTAGCATGTCTTAATCGTAAATTGTTCTATCACGGCTCGAAAGAAATATCCCATGAAGACCTGGAAGCTGCCTATCACTGTCCAGTAGAAATGATAGCTCACGGTGTTCCACACAGGGTGCTCAAAGACCATTGA
- a CDS encoding Hsp20/alpha crystallin family protein, translating into MVTTQVPWTFACADEKGENLNIEIDLPGINKENIDFKMHDNSYTVRAVNDDIKYAGTFPTCCPVIPEKAVAKYTNEKLIITVPFQEPHMKSIDLEID; encoded by the coding sequence ATGGTTACAACACAAGTTCCCTGGACATTTGCATGTGCAGATGAAAAAGGGGAGAATTTAAACATTGAAATCGACTTGCCTGGCATAAATAAGGAAAATATTGACTTTAAGATGCATGATAACAGTTATACTGTAAGAGCTGTCAATGACGATATTAAATATGCAGGAACCTTTCCTACCTGCTGCCCGGTGATACCAGAAAAAGCAGTAGCCAAATACACCAACGAGAAACTTATTATTACTGTTCCATTCCAGGAACCTCATATGAAATCAATCGATTTAGAAATAGATTGA
- a CDS encoding metal ABC transporter permease: protein MVVDILLQYEFMRNALFAAILASIACGIIGAYVVVKRIVFIGGGIAHASFGGIGMGYYLGFNPILGILPFGIASALGIGWITKRSSLPEDSAIGILWASGMAIGIVFLNLTPGYAPNLMTYLFGNILTVPVFDVILMLILDVVIVSVVYIFYKEFLAISFDEEMTTVMGVPAEKLYYLLLCMIALTVMVLVRVVGIILVIALLTIPAALSRQMTSDFKRMMILSVLFGAIFSTGGLGISYLYDIPSGATIILVMSVFYFAYSLVKGKINNLLS, encoded by the coding sequence ATGGTGGTAGATATACTCCTCCAGTATGAATTCATGAGAAATGCACTGTTTGCGGCAATACTTGCCAGTATAGCCTGTGGAATCATCGGAGCTTATGTTGTTGTAAAACGTATAGTGTTTATAGGAGGAGGGATAGCTCATGCATCTTTCGGGGGTATAGGTATGGGATATTATCTCGGATTTAATCCTATTCTTGGAATTTTACCTTTTGGAATTGCATCTGCACTTGGTATAGGATGGATTACAAAACGTTCCAGTTTGCCAGAGGATTCAGCAATCGGCATACTCTGGGCAAGTGGGATGGCAATAGGTATTGTTTTTTTGAACCTGACACCTGGTTATGCGCCCAACCTCATGACCTATCTTTTTGGTAACATACTTACGGTACCTGTTTTTGATGTAATATTGATGTTGATACTGGATGTGGTCATTGTTTCAGTTGTCTATATATTCTATAAGGAGTTCCTGGCAATTAGTTTTGATGAGGAAATGACAACTGTGATGGGAGTCCCGGCAGAGAAACTTTATTATCTGCTTTTGTGTATGATAGCACTCACAGTGATGGTTCTGGTAAGAGTTGTGGGTATCATTCTTGTAATAGCACTTTTAACAATACCTGCAGCATTAAGCCGTCAGATGACTTCCGATTTTAAGAGGATGATGATTTTGTCAGTATTATTTGGTGCTATATTTAGCACAGGAGGACTTGGGATATCCTATTTATATGATATACCATCCGGTGCGACCATTATTCTGGTTATGTCCGTGTTTTATTTTGCATATTCTCTTGTGAAAGGAAAAATAAACAATCTTTTAAGTTAA
- a CDS encoding metal ABC transporter solute-binding protein, Zn/Mn family — translation MNQYYKLLSVVLVIAVLFVTGCSEQTQTQKDDGNITVAVSILPQAEFVEQIGGEKVNTIVMIPPGANPATHEPTSGQLRDLSNALMYAKLGSGLPFERSWMNKISSVNDEMLIVNSSDGITIRNNDPHVWTSPENAKTMVENIYEGLIQVDPENKDYYSQNKDKYIQKLDELDFYINNTLSEYENQSFMVYHPTWGYFAQEYGLDMIPVESEGKEPSAKELQQLVDIAKKKNISVIYVQEQFSTSSAESIANEVNGKVVTLDPLAKDYVSNLRNVSEVFAENFNQ, via the coding sequence ATGAATCAATATTATAAACTGCTGTCTGTTGTATTGGTAATCGCTGTATTGTTTGTAACTGGATGTTCAGAACAGACTCAAACCCAAAAAGATGATGGAAATATAACGGTTGCAGTCAGCATACTTCCACAGGCTGAATTTGTGGAGCAGATAGGCGGAGAAAAAGTTAATACAATAGTAATGATACCTCCCGGAGCAAATCCGGCAACACATGAACCAACTTCGGGACAATTAAGAGATTTAAGTAACGCTTTGATGTATGCAAAACTGGGTTCAGGGCTACCATTTGAAAGGTCCTGGATGAATAAAATCAGTTCAGTTAATGATGAAATGTTGATTGTAAATTCATCAGATGGTATAACTATTAGAAACAATGACCCCCATGTTTGGACATCTCCTGAAAATGCCAAAACAATGGTTGAGAATATCTATGAAGGTCTTATTCAGGTCGACCCTGAAAATAAGGATTATTATTCACAGAATAAAGATAAATACATACAGAAACTGGATGAACTGGATTTCTACATAAATAATACATTATCAGAATACGAAAACCAAAGTTTTATGGTTTATCATCCTACATGGGGTTATTTTGCACAAGAATATGGTTTAGACATGATACCTGTTGAATCAGAAGGCAAGGAACCAAGTGCAAAGGAATTACAGCAATTAGTAGATATTGCAAAGAAGAAAAACATTTCTGTAATATATGTACAGGAACAGTTTAGTACATCCAGTGCTGAATCAATTGCAAATGAAGTCAACGGAAAAGTTGTAACATTAGACCCGCTTGCAAAGGATTATGTATCCAATCTCAGAAATGTTTCTGAAGTTTTTGCAGAAAATTTTAATCAGTAA
- a CDS encoding metal-dependent transcriptional regulator, translating to MGKFTGLELTPRKIQYLKFLLEKDETVRTTDISSQLNVDPSTTTKVINELTKSGYVNHVPYRGVCLTEYGREYAEFLLRRHRILSLLLSHYGLSTNDACEEVSRFEGHVSKYAVDRICKSMGHPQLSNCGEIKHDSCELVD from the coding sequence ATGGGAAAATTTACAGGGCTTGAACTAACACCTCGGAAAATACAGTATCTTAAATTTTTGCTTGAAAAGGACGAAACAGTGAGGACAACAGATATATCTTCACAATTAAACGTAGATCCATCTACAACCACCAAAGTAATCAATGAACTTACAAAAAGTGGTTACGTGAACCATGTACCTTATAGGGGGGTTTGTCTTACTGAATACGGTCGAGAATATGCAGAATTTCTGTTAAGGAGGCACAGAATTCTTAGTCTTTTACTCAGCCATTACGGTTTGTCCACAAATGATGCATGTGAGGAAGTATCACGATTTGAGGGACATGTTTCAAAATATGCAGTAGATAGAATCTGTAAGTCAATGGGTCATCCTCAGTTAAGCAACTGTGGGGAGATTAAACATGACAGCTGTGAACTCGTTGATTAA